In the Flagellimonas sp. HMM57 genome, one interval contains:
- a CDS encoding SusC/RagA family TonB-linked outer membrane protein: protein MKKLQLGGGHHPPTFKFDLKMKLTSLLLIAMVFCMNANDSYAQRTRITLDVNNITIAQVLDEIENSTEFKFIYSIKNVDLERKVSIKVEQLRIHNILRSLFDQTRTSYKIRGRQVILTKVEPIPAQENKAAEEEEIPQRTLRVEGKILDNLGVPLPGVSIIEKGTTNGVASDFDGNFQLNVEEGAILVFTSIGFLGKELPAQASMSVTLKESTSELDEVVVVAQGIAKSRKALGYALSKVDTDETDARPEADVARTLQGKISGVRIFPTDGSSGATANIRVRGNLSLSESNAVLIVVDNVVFSGNLIDIDPNSIADITILKGLNASVLYGSQGRNGVILIETKAGSAKVGEKSFTANITQTSYTNTVANLPDFQNTFGAGNNGVTDASTIGNLGSNGARFTDLDFVPHPLANDSRFPEFSGIEVPFEAAPNNVRDFFNTGIGSVTSLNLTATGEKTSLNFSLGYTDEGGILGNNDFNRFNISVGGTSQLTDKLKLSSSLSFSSRKRNSYTAIDTDDDDGSDILSNLYIIPRSLDIQNLPFQDPADGSNVYYRTDRENPRWTINNTGREDIIRRVNGTVNLNYQLGKHHSLTYRGGLQVETNNRLDFRNRGGLGDEASLGSLNLRANAEFDVDNTLIFGSNYQISDKLSFESQLGINSRYETFRSLDSEYTNQIVYGFLRPNNFRTPGEGDYDETKNNLLGVFGQFDFDYNRYLYLNLSGRLDKGSTVEKENQNLFYPGVSLSFIPTSAFDFGDSFINYLKIRGAYATSSGFPSIFNTRQSLSSDPREFSDINGNLIVTNSLFGRFANPDLEPELHKEFELGLEGNFFNNAVTFQASVFSRISENQIFETGIAPATGFTSTVINAGRVDTEGLELDLGIKLFRGSDFNWDIRNTFTTFKSTVVDLPGDITRRIDPDDNIFLIEGEELGIFTGSYVVRDSEGNALVNPATGVLITSDDVGLQDEIIGNVQPDFRATTIHTLRYKNFTLSTQMEYAHGGDEESSLFEILLERGVTTDTENREGSFVIPGVFGDISTGQALLDVNGNTIPNNIQVSGNNAVFSNFYEADENNTFDASVFRIREVALSYNLNRKTFKNLPFSSVDFTLSGRNVFFRAPNFPAGVNYDPETSGLSTPTTKRYALTVSVNF, encoded by the coding sequence ATGAAAAAACTTCAATTGGGAGGAGGGCACCACCCGCCTACTTTCAAATTTGACTTAAAAATGAAACTGACCTCTCTACTTCTTATTGCTATGGTGTTTTGTATGAACGCCAATGATAGTTATGCACAGAGGACCAGAATAACCTTAGATGTAAACAATATTACCATCGCTCAAGTTTTGGATGAAATTGAAAATTCTACAGAATTCAAGTTCATTTATAGCATCAAAAACGTTGACTTGGAGCGTAAAGTGTCCATCAAAGTAGAACAGTTAAGAATCCATAATATACTTCGTTCACTTTTTGATCAGACCAGGACATCATATAAAATAAGGGGAAGACAAGTGATTTTGACCAAAGTTGAGCCTATTCCAGCTCAAGAAAACAAAGCTGCTGAAGAAGAAGAAATACCTCAGAGAACGCTTAGGGTAGAAGGGAAGATTTTGGATAATTTGGGAGTTCCATTACCGGGAGTTTCCATTATAGAAAAAGGAACGACCAATGGAGTGGCTTCAGATTTTGACGGAAATTTTCAGCTCAATGTAGAAGAAGGCGCAATCTTAGTTTTTACATCCATAGGATTTCTTGGAAAAGAATTACCGGCGCAAGCCTCTATGAGTGTCACCCTTAAAGAAAGTACTAGCGAATTGGATGAGGTTGTGGTAGTGGCACAGGGTATTGCAAAATCAAGAAAAGCGTTGGGATATGCGCTATCTAAAGTAGATACCGATGAAACAGATGCACGTCCTGAAGCCGATGTGGCCAGAACGTTACAAGGTAAAATATCAGGGGTTCGAATTTTTCCTACCGATGGTAGTAGTGGAGCGACCGCCAACATAAGGGTTAGGGGTAATTTGTCGTTAAGTGAAAGCAATGCCGTTTTAATCGTTGTGGACAATGTGGTGTTTTCCGGAAATCTTATTGATATTGATCCAAATTCCATTGCAGATATTACCATCTTAAAAGGTTTGAACGCATCGGTTTTATATGGTAGTCAAGGTCGAAACGGTGTTATTCTTATTGAAACAAAGGCCGGTAGTGCAAAAGTTGGCGAGAAAAGTTTTACGGCAAACATAACACAAACCTCATATACCAATACGGTAGCTAATCTACCTGATTTTCAAAATACGTTTGGGGCTGGGAATAATGGAGTTACCGATGCAAGTACCATAGGAAATCTTGGGAGTAACGGAGCGCGCTTTACAGATTTGGATTTTGTGCCGCACCCTTTGGCAAATGATTCCCGTTTTCCAGAATTTTCGGGTATCGAAGTTCCTTTTGAAGCGGCTCCCAACAATGTGCGCGACTTTTTCAATACGGGCATAGGGAGTGTAACTTCGTTGAATTTGACCGCAACGGGAGAAAAAACTTCATTGAATTTCTCTTTGGGATATACAGATGAAGGAGGTATACTGGGTAATAATGATTTTAATAGGTTTAATATTAGTGTAGGTGGAACTTCTCAGCTAACCGATAAGTTAAAATTATCTTCTTCGTTGTCATTTAGTTCCAGAAAAAGAAACTCGTACACAGCAATCGATACTGATGATGATGATGGCTCGGATATTCTTTCCAACCTTTACATTATCCCCAGAAGTTTGGATATTCAGAATTTACCTTTTCAAGACCCAGCTGATGGAAGCAATGTATATTATCGTACCGATCGCGAGAATCCAAGGTGGACAATAAACAATACGGGCCGAGAAGATATTATCCGTAGAGTAAATGGAACTGTAAATTTAAACTATCAATTGGGAAAGCACCATAGCTTGACCTACAGAGGAGGACTTCAGGTTGAAACGAACAATCGTTTGGATTTTAGGAATCGTGGAGGATTGGGAGATGAGGCATCTTTGGGTTCGTTAAACCTTAGGGCCAATGCAGAATTCGACGTGGACAACACCTTGATCTTTGGATCCAATTATCAAATTTCGGACAAACTGAGTTTTGAATCACAATTAGGTATAAATTCAAGATATGAGACCTTTAGGTCTTTAGATTCTGAATACACCAATCAAATAGTGTACGGTTTTTTACGTCCCAATAATTTTAGAACCCCAGGAGAAGGGGATTACGATGAGACGAAGAACAATCTCTTAGGTGTTTTTGGACAGTTCGATTTTGATTACAACAGGTATCTTTATTTGAATTTATCAGGTAGATTGGATAAAGGATCTACAGTTGAAAAAGAAAATCAAAATTTATTCTATCCAGGAGTTTCCTTATCCTTTATACCTACCTCTGCTTTCGATTTTGGCGATAGCTTCATCAATTATTTAAAAATAAGGGGCGCTTATGCAACTTCTTCTGGCTTTCCCAGTATATTTAATACAAGACAGAGCCTGTCATCAGACCCAAGGGAGTTTAGTGATATAAATGGTAATCTAATTGTAACCAACTCTTTGTTCGGTCGTTTTGCCAATCCAGATTTGGAACCAGAGCTCCACAAGGAATTTGAATTGGGTCTTGAAGGTAACTTTTTTAATAATGCCGTAACGTTTCAGGCTTCGGTTTTTTCCCGTATTTCTGAAAATCAAATATTTGAGACCGGGATTGCTCCTGCCACAGGTTTTACAAGTACGGTTATCAATGCCGGAAGGGTTGACACTGAAGGTCTTGAATTGGATTTGGGCATAAAATTGTTCAGGGGCTCAGATTTTAATTGGGATATCAGGAATACGTTCACGACTTTTAAGTCCACAGTGGTCGATTTACCCGGGGATATTACAAGAAGAATAGATCCAGACGATAACATTTTTTTGATCGAAGGCGAAGAGCTGGGGATATTTACGGGCAGTTATGTGGTTCGTGATTCTGAAGGAAACGCTTTGGTAAATCCAGCTACAGGCGTTCTTATTACCAGCGATGATGTGGGTTTGCAAGATGAAATTATAGGAAATGTACAGCCAGATTTTAGAGCTACTACTATCCATACACTCCGATACAAAAATTTCACATTATCGACACAAATGGAATATGCCCATGGTGGTGATGAAGAATCTTCTTTATTCGAAATTTTACTTGAGAGGGGCGTTACTACCGATACGGAAAACAGGGAAGGTAGTTTTGTAATACCTGGTGTCTTTGGTGATATATCAACGGGACAAGCGTTGTTGGATGTCAATGGTAATACCATACCGAACAATATTCAGGTCTCGGGCAACAATGCGGTGTTCTCCAACTTTTATGAGGCGGATGAAAACAATACGTTCGATGCTTCTGTATTTCGAATTCGTGAGGTTGCCCTTTCTTATAATCTCAATCGAAAGACCTTTAAAAATCTGCCATTTTCCAGTGTAGACTTTACCTTGAGCGGTAGGAACGTGTTTTTTCGTGCACCCAATTTTCCGGCAGGGGTCAATTACGATCCGGAAACTAGCGGTTTGTCAACACCTACGACTAAAAGATATGCGTTAACGGTGTCCGTTAACTTCTAA
- a CDS encoding FecR family protein, with the protein MESVKLKELFEKYLKRECSKEEIQQIVAYFRTSEDLSDVPTIDAVSELLEKFPDMDDVEADQMYLEILQSAHKKKNTFSFKKVAGVAAIFIGLFATGFLYLRGDFISDDEFNLIPADEAITLQLDNGNVEVIKNDGSVQVVDPKGNIVGQQSGNQLVYSNEVVVEKLVYNTLTIPYGKRFDLVLSDGTKVTLNSGTSLKYPIKFLPNHKREVFLSGEAFFDVEEDKEHPFVVNANELDVTVLGTQFVVSLYEEDKTTAVVLVEGSVDLSKGTDTDTTRLTPGTRGVLDERTGLVSKTNVNISFYTAWMQGVLVFRNETFENISKKLERVYNVSIISENPDFDKEVFNASFDNETIEDILSYFKDSYDMNYIIENNTIYIK; encoded by the coding sequence ATGGAATCAGTTAAATTGAAAGAACTTTTCGAAAAATACCTTAAAAGGGAATGTAGTAAAGAAGAAATTCAACAAATCGTAGCCTATTTTAGAACTTCAGAAGATTTATCGGATGTTCCAACAATTGATGCTGTTTCTGAATTGCTGGAAAAATTTCCCGATATGGATGATGTAGAAGCCGACCAAATGTATCTGGAAATACTTCAATCCGCCCATAAAAAAAAGAATACATTTAGCTTTAAAAAAGTAGCTGGAGTAGCTGCTATTTTTATTGGATTGTTTGCCACAGGCTTTCTTTATCTAAGGGGAGATTTTATATCAGATGATGAATTCAATCTTATTCCCGCTGATGAAGCTATAACATTACAATTGGATAATGGAAATGTAGAAGTTATCAAAAATGATGGTAGTGTTCAAGTAGTTGACCCAAAAGGTAATATAGTAGGACAACAATCTGGTAATCAATTGGTCTATTCCAATGAAGTTGTTGTGGAAAAATTGGTGTATAATACCCTGACCATTCCTTATGGAAAACGATTTGATTTAGTGCTTTCCGATGGTACCAAGGTTACTCTAAACTCAGGCACATCCTTAAAATATCCCATAAAATTTTTACCAAACCACAAAAGGGAAGTCTTTCTTAGCGGAGAAGCTTTTTTCGATGTTGAAGAGGACAAGGAACACCCGTTTGTGGTCAATGCCAATGAATTGGATGTAACTGTACTGGGAACACAGTTTGTTGTTTCCTTGTATGAAGAAGATAAGACAACCGCAGTAGTCTTGGTAGAAGGTTCTGTCGATTTATCCAAAGGTACGGATACAGATACAACAAGATTGACTCCAGGAACAAGAGGTGTTCTAGATGAAAGAACAGGACTGGTTAGTAAAACTAATGTGAATATCAGTTTTTATACTGCTTGGATGCAAGGAGTTTTAGTATTCAGAAATGAGACGTTTGAGAACATCTCGAAAAAACTGGAACGGGTCTATAATGTATCCATAATAAGCGAGAATCCAGATTTTGACAAAGAAGTTTTTAATGCCAGTTTTGATAATGAAACCATAGAAGATATCCTCAGCTATTTTAAGGATAGCTACGATATGAATTATATCATCGAAAACAACACAATCTATATAAAATAA
- a CDS encoding RNA polymerase sigma factor, whose protein sequence is MTERELHKEQLLVKKLSQGDEKAFRELFDGYRNQLYRFSLGMLSSEAYAKEMVQEVFLKVWTKRESLNPELSFRSYLFTITRNKNIKFLKKAANNLKLREEIFYRSQKSANTTEKYMREADLEVLRQKALDQLPPKRRIIFEMSRNEGKSYETIGQELGISTSTVKSQMSKALETLRNFILENKDINTALVIMSLSYF, encoded by the coding sequence ATGACAGAAAGGGAATTACATAAAGAGCAGTTGTTGGTAAAGAAACTCTCACAAGGTGACGAAAAAGCTTTTAGAGAACTTTTTGATGGCTACAGGAATCAATTGTATAGATTTAGTCTAGGTATGCTTTCTTCCGAAGCCTATGCAAAAGAGATGGTCCAAGAGGTGTTTCTAAAGGTATGGACAAAACGGGAAAGTTTAAACCCAGAACTTTCCTTCAGGTCTTATCTTTTTACGATTACCAGAAATAAGAATATCAAATTTCTCAAGAAAGCAGCAAATAATCTCAAGTTGCGGGAGGAAATCTTTTACAGGAGCCAAAAATCTGCGAATACAACAGAAAAATATATGCGTGAAGCAGATTTAGAAGTTCTTAGACAAAAAGCTTTAGATCAGCTTCCCCCTAAAAGACGTATAATTTTTGAAATGTCGCGAAACGAAGGCAAGAGTTATGAAACCATTGGCCAAGAGCTTGGTATTTCTACAAGTACCGTTAAAAGTCAAATGAGCAAAGCATTGGAAACACTTCGCAATTTTATCCTTGAAAACAAGGATATAAATACTGCTTTGGTGATTATGAGCCTTAGTTACTTCTAG
- a CDS encoding response regulator transcription factor: MKTKLDLVIVDDSPLWCSIAMRIANDHPELSRPISFTDPVSALEHIRLFGTDLVITDMEMPILSGIQLINELKSGTMSVASSTIHDFSQKVSDLGCLGFLPKPYTVEMFERIIQIALMEKHLLSNFHESLQHNNFLCA; the protein is encoded by the coding sequence ATGAAAACAAAACTAGACCTTGTCATTGTAGATGACTCTCCTTTATGGTGCAGTATTGCCATGAGAATAGCAAATGACCACCCAGAGCTTTCACGACCAATAAGTTTTACCGATCCAGTTAGTGCATTAGAACATATAAGGCTTTTTGGTACCGACCTTGTAATAACCGATATGGAAATGCCCATACTTTCAGGAATTCAATTAATTAATGAACTGAAAAGCGGTACTATGTCGGTTGCAAGCTCTACAATACATGACTTTTCACAAAAAGTAAGCGATTTGGGATGCCTCGGATTTCTTCCAAAACCATATACCGTAGAAATGTTCGAAAGGATTATTCAAATTGCTCTAATGGAAAAGCATTTACTATCCAATTTCCACGAAAGTTTACAGCATAATAATTTTCTTTGTGCCTAA
- a CDS encoding 7TM-DISM domain-containing protein, giving the protein MKIPILAFFVLSIQLSISQSYVINEENTSQKQFVPNDKTYIFEDIDGNLTFKEVAGPAFRNQFSPRRPDSEYQETSNIWIRLTIHNATNSRKDLVIYSNDWDVQFFSLDDIDGNLFPDPQGVLVKTYNNRLYSGEDADGKIRDYIDPDVTKTYYIKTKGFLDGLAFKDFDFVAISDRKIADTNALFDLWSIGIYTGILLLILFGNFYLMVTAFKTSYLFYALYSFCHLFFFTGYYQIPTLFSFQWPFSHSLFLPMTAILYLTFIHSYLSLAASKKWVSFLFIGYMILGGLAISVLLYLNLTNMVSYYKLLPLVNKINFFSIFLGTLLLIKVPGKLKYFVFAGTLFILIGASATWITQYENAYAQTFFYSIAGNALEKITFLFAIFYLHNQEQTASQTKLMDTQKQLELRQQQLKNFYNSIKEKNRLIETFEKQIAQSKANQSQKQEYIKKLTNSIILTEEDWDNFKTVFEEVYPNFFFTLKEGYSQITQAEIRLIAMLKLKLNNKEIGAMLGISPESVVKTKYRLKKKLAETRQGNLNSFLEEF; this is encoded by the coding sequence TTGAAGATTCCCATTCTTGCTTTTTTTGTACTATCGATTCAACTAAGCATTTCCCAAAGCTATGTTATAAATGAGGAAAACACTTCTCAAAAACAATTTGTTCCCAATGATAAAACCTACATTTTTGAAGATATTGATGGAAACTTAACCTTTAAAGAGGTTGCAGGCCCTGCTTTTCGGAACCAATTCAGTCCTCGTAGGCCAGATAGTGAATATCAAGAAACAAGTAATATATGGATTCGGCTCACAATACATAATGCCACAAATTCAAGAAAAGATTTGGTCATTTACTCTAACGATTGGGATGTTCAATTCTTTTCCTTGGATGATATTGATGGGAATTTGTTCCCAGACCCACAGGGAGTCTTGGTAAAAACCTATAATAACCGGTTGTACAGCGGTGAGGATGCTGATGGAAAAATAAGAGATTATATAGATCCAGATGTAACCAAGACCTATTATATAAAAACTAAGGGATTCTTAGATGGTTTGGCTTTTAAGGACTTCGATTTTGTTGCTATCAGTGATAGAAAAATTGCTGATACCAATGCCTTGTTCGATTTATGGAGTATTGGTATTTATACAGGGATATTACTCCTTATCCTATTTGGAAACTTTTATCTAATGGTTACTGCATTTAAAACAAGTTATCTGTTTTATGCACTTTATAGCTTTTGTCATTTATTCTTCTTTACCGGATACTATCAGATACCTACTTTATTTTCGTTCCAATGGCCCTTTTCCCACAGCTTATTTTTACCTATGACAGCTATCTTGTACTTGACTTTTATTCATAGCTACCTTAGTTTGGCCGCTTCTAAAAAATGGGTTAGTTTTCTTTTTATTGGCTATATGATCTTGGGTGGTTTGGCCATTAGTGTCCTGCTGTACTTGAACTTAACGAATATGGTATCTTATTATAAGCTATTACCATTGGTAAACAAAATCAACTTTTTTTCAATTTTCCTAGGAACTTTACTGCTCATTAAAGTTCCTGGCAAGCTCAAATACTTTGTCTTCGCGGGCACACTCTTTATTTTAATAGGGGCTTCAGCAACTTGGATAACACAATATGAAAATGCCTATGCCCAAACTTTCTTTTATTCAATTGCAGGAAACGCTCTAGAAAAAATAACTTTTTTGTTCGCGATTTTTTATCTACACAATCAGGAACAGACAGCTTCCCAAACTAAGTTAATGGACACCCAGAAGCAACTGGAGCTACGTCAACAGCAGCTAAAAAATTTCTACAACTCCATAAAAGAAAAAAATCGATTAATAGAAACTTTTGAAAAGCAGATAGCACAATCTAAGGCCAACCAGTCCCAAAAACAGGAGTACATTAAAAAATTGACCAACTCAATTATTCTTACCGAAGAGGACTGGGATAATTTTAAAACAGTTTTTGAAGAAGTCTATCCCAACTTTTTCTTTACCCTAAAGGAAGGTTATTCACAAATTACCCAAGCAGAAATTAGACTTATCGCCATGCTAAAATTGAAATTGAACAATAAGGAAATTGGTGCTATGCTAGGAATTAGTCCCGAGAGCGTTGTTAAGACAAAATATCGTTTGAAAAAAAAACTGGCCGAGACCAGACAAGGAAACCTAAATTCATTCTTAGAAGAATTCTAG
- a CDS encoding type II secretion system F family protein, whose protein sequence is MGFKLDNTNNGTVANLNNTKSEQKTSILERELTFFGKSFSNKKKEDFYTELSVLLKAGITLKEALKLIEEGQKKEQQKVLFKDLGERLLAGNSFSEAIKDRKEFSEYEYYSIKIGEESGTLTTITNELGLFFAKKNEQQRNLVNALTYPIIILITAILVVVFMLRMVVPMFQDIFKQNNVDLPWITEFIVAVSDFIKDYGWWMVSLILGMLLLRKVIFGNDWFKRKLDYLLIKVPYLGSFLKAVYLAQFTRAISLLTASKVPVLNSIELAGKMISFYPLQDALEIVSIKILQGESLSNSLKGNKVFSNKMISMVKVAEETNQTEFMFERLNQQYSVEVQQKSKLLSTLLEPMIILVVGVCVGVILVAMYLPMFKLGSVLG, encoded by the coding sequence ATGGGATTTAAACTGGACAACACAAATAACGGTACTGTAGCCAATCTCAATAATACCAAGAGCGAGCAGAAAACGTCGATTTTAGAACGTGAGTTGACTTTTTTTGGAAAATCGTTCTCCAATAAGAAAAAGGAAGATTTCTACACAGAGCTAAGTGTGCTCCTAAAGGCTGGGATTACCCTTAAAGAAGCCCTGAAACTCATTGAGGAAGGGCAGAAAAAAGAACAGCAAAAAGTTTTGTTCAAAGATTTGGGAGAACGTTTGCTTGCTGGAAACAGTTTTTCCGAAGCCATAAAGGACAGAAAAGAATTCTCGGAATATGAGTATTATTCGATTAAGATTGGAGAGGAGTCTGGAACCCTTACCACCATTACAAACGAATTAGGATTGTTTTTTGCCAAGAAGAACGAACAACAAAGAAATCTGGTCAATGCACTTACGTATCCTATCATAATCTTGATTACTGCAATTTTGGTAGTAGTTTTTATGTTGCGAATGGTTGTACCCATGTTTCAGGACATTTTTAAACAGAACAATGTTGACCTTCCATGGATTACCGAGTTTATTGTTGCAGTTTCTGATTTTATCAAAGATTATGGCTGGTGGATGGTATCTTTAATTTTAGGAATGTTGTTGTTGCGGAAGGTTATTTTTGGCAATGATTGGTTTAAGCGAAAACTGGATTATCTGTTGATAAAGGTTCCGTATTTGGGAAGTTTTCTTAAAGCGGTATACTTGGCTCAATTTACAAGGGCTATCAGCTTGTTGACAGCTTCCAAGGTTCCTGTTCTCAACAGTATAGAACTTGCTGGGAAAATGATAAGTTTTTATCCATTGCAGGATGCCCTGGAGATTGTGAGCATCAAAATCCTACAAGGGGAGAGTTTGAGCAATAGCCTTAAAGGCAATAAGGTGTTTAGCAATAAGATGATATCAATGGTCAAAGTTGCGGAAGAGACCAATCAGACCGAGTTTATGTTCGAGCGATTGAATCAGCAATACAGTGTGGAAGTACAGCAAAAGTCAAAACTATTGAGCACGTTACTGGAACCCATGATCATTTTGGTCGTTGGTGTCTGTGTGGGAGTGATATTGGTTGCGATGTACCTGCCAATGTTCAAATTGGGTAGTGTACTTGGGTAG
- a CDS encoding prepilin-type N-terminal cleavage/methylation domain-containing protein, whose protein sequence is MSKTFKKIKAFTLSEMLVVLLLTLIVVGLAFSVLGLVQGQMNDIQIGYEERAQDNLLQQALWIDFNSYSDIYFSPQDGTLSLTDEIEKKEYRFFKTYVLNEKDTIFTDFKINRAFFLGKEVNSGKVDALEFINEGEQLKTLFVYKRNTATDFMN, encoded by the coding sequence ATGTCGAAAACCTTTAAAAAAATAAAGGCCTTCACATTGAGTGAAATGTTGGTTGTGTTGTTATTGACCCTTATTGTGGTGGGACTGGCGTTTTCTGTTTTAGGTTTGGTACAGGGGCAGATGAACGATATACAAATAGGTTATGAAGAGCGGGCACAGGACAATCTTTTGCAACAGGCGTTGTGGATAGATTTTAATTCCTATTCCGATATCTATTTTTCACCGCAAGATGGTACGCTATCATTGACCGATGAAATTGAAAAGAAAGAATATCGTTTCTTCAAAACGTATGTGCTTAATGAAAAAGATACGATTTTCACCGATTTCAAAATAAACAGGGCATTTTTTTTGGGCAAAGAAGTGAACAGTGGTAAGGTAGATGCTCTAGAATTTATAAATGAAGGTGAGCAGCTCAAGACACTCTTCGTTTACAAAAGAAATACAGCTACAGATTTTATGAATTGA
- a CDS encoding IS1 family transposase, producing the protein MYHNAVKRRLWVRSISRILDISKNTVLSRILKLGKQIQPPPFHKLGVKFEVDELWSFVGNKENVAWITYAIEQNTGRTIDFLVGRKTKITIQPLINKLLLSGAKCIYTDRLNIYPSLIPKAIHKVFRYCTNTIERKNLTLRTHIKRLARRTICFSKKQQYLEAHLRIYFWG; encoded by the coding sequence ATCTATCATAATGCTGTTAAAAGAAGGCTGTGGGTCAGGAGTATTTCAAGAATACTGGATATCTCCAAGAATACCGTTCTGTCAAGGATATTGAAGCTGGGGAAACAGATACAACCTCCACCTTTTCATAAATTGGGCGTTAAGTTTGAGGTCGACGAACTTTGGAGCTTTGTAGGCAACAAGGAAAATGTAGCTTGGATCACTTATGCCATTGAACAAAATACCGGGAGAACCATCGACTTCTTGGTAGGTAGAAAGACCAAGATTACTATTCAGCCCCTGATCAACAAACTTTTGCTATCAGGTGCAAAGTGTATTTATACAGATCGATTGAATATTTATCCCAGTTTGATTCCCAAAGCGATTCATAAGGTCTTTCGGTATTGTACCAATACAATTGAGCGAAAGAACCTGACCCTAAGAACACATATCAAGCGACTTGCTAGGAGAACGATCTGTTTCTCAAAAAAACAGCAATATCTGGAAGCCCATCTAAGAATATATTTTTGGGGATGA